A single region of the Trichocoleus desertorum ATA4-8-CV12 genome encodes:
- a CDS encoding NAD(P)H-quinone oxidoreductase subunit H: MAKIETRTEPMVLNMGPHHPSMHGVLRLVVTLDGEDVVDCEPVIGYLHRGMEKIAENRTNIMYVPYVSRWDYAAGMFNEAVTVNAPEKLADIPVPKRASYIRVIMLELNRIANHLLWLGPFLADVGAQTPFFYIFRERELIYDLWEAATGYRMVNNNYFRIGGVAADLPYGWVDKCEDFCDYFLPKVDEYERLITDNPIFRRRVEGLGTISRQEAINWGLSGPMLRASGVKWDLRKVDHYECYDDFDWDVQWETAGDCFARYVVRIREMRESVKIIRQAIAGLPGGPYENLEAKRMSAGPKSEWNEFDYQFIGKKIAPTFKIPSGEHYVRVESGKGELGIYIVGDDTVFPWRWKIRAADFNNLQILPHIVRGVKVADIVAILGSIDIIMGSVDR, encoded by the coding sequence ATGGCAAAAATTGAAACCCGCACAGAACCCATGGTTTTGAACATGGGGCCTCACCATCCATCCATGCATGGTGTGTTGAGGTTGGTTGTTACCCTGGACGGGGAAGATGTGGTGGACTGCGAGCCAGTGATTGGCTACTTGCACCGTGGCATGGAAAAAATTGCTGAGAATCGCACCAACATCATGTATGTTCCTTACGTGAGCCGTTGGGATTATGCAGCGGGGATGTTTAACGAAGCAGTGACGGTGAATGCACCCGAAAAGCTGGCAGATATTCCTGTGCCCAAGCGAGCCAGCTACATCCGCGTGATCATGCTGGAGCTGAACCGCATTGCTAACCACTTGCTGTGGCTTGGCCCATTCCTGGCTGACGTGGGTGCACAAACTCCCTTCTTCTATATCTTCCGTGAACGGGAACTGATTTATGACCTGTGGGAAGCTGCAACTGGCTACCGCATGGTCAACAACAACTACTTCCGCATTGGGGGAGTCGCCGCTGACTTGCCCTACGGTTGGGTAGACAAATGCGAAGACTTCTGCGATTACTTCCTGCCCAAAGTGGATGAGTACGAGCGTCTGATCACTGACAACCCCATTTTCCGCCGTCGGGTTGAAGGGCTAGGCACCATTAGCCGCCAAGAAGCAATTAACTGGGGTCTCTCTGGCCCGATGTTGCGGGCTTCTGGTGTGAAGTGGGATTTGCGTAAGGTCGATCATTACGAGTGCTACGACGACTTTGACTGGGACGTGCAGTGGGAAACCGCAGGCGATTGCTTTGCCCGTTACGTCGTGCGAATCCGTGAGATGCGCGAATCGGTCAAGATTATTCGTCAGGCGATCGCGGGATTACCAGGTGGCCCTTACGAGAACCTAGAAGCCAAGCGGATGTCTGCGGGTCCGAAGTCAGAATGGAATGAGTTTGACTACCAATTTATTGGTAAGAAGATTGCTCCCACCTTCAAGATCCCCAGTGGTGAACACTATGTCCGAGTAGAAAGTGGCAAAGGAGAACTTGGTATCTACATTGTCGGGGATGATACTGTCTTCCCTTGGCGTTGGAAGATCCGGGCTGCTGACTTCAACAACCTGCAAATCCTGCCGCATATTGTCCGTGGCGTAAAGGTTGCGGATATTGTGGCAATTCTCGGTAGCATCGACATCATTATGGGTTCAGTCGATCGCTAA
- the rsmH gene encoding 16S rRNA (cytosine(1402)-N(4))-methyltransferase RsmH, whose translation MTTDSQELLNSDTPAFVHVSVLSRELIAGLEVRAGGQYLDVTVGGGGHSRLILEAASDVRVTALDQDEQAIAAAQANLAEFGDRVQFCHRNFATYDPGSLRFDGIIADLGVSSAQFDIPDRGFSFRHEANLDMRMDQRQDLTAAEVINFWDEVELANIFYNYGEERLSRRIARNIVEKRPFQTTTELAEAIARCVPRSYRYGRIHPATRVFQALRIVVNQELKVLETFLDTAPGWLKLGGRIGVISFHSLEDRLVKHRLRDSPLLKILTKKPILPQADELESNPRSRSAKLRLAERQPD comes from the coding sequence ATGACCACGGACTCCCAAGAACTACTCAACTCTGACACACCCGCTTTCGTCCATGTCTCAGTGTTGAGCCGAGAGTTAATCGCAGGCTTGGAAGTCCGGGCGGGCGGCCAGTATTTAGATGTGACGGTGGGTGGCGGTGGGCACAGCCGTTTAATTCTAGAAGCTGCGTCAGATGTCCGAGTCACAGCCTTGGATCAAGACGAACAAGCGATCGCCGCCGCGCAAGCAAATTTGGCTGAGTTTGGCGATCGCGTCCAGTTCTGCCACCGCAACTTCGCTACTTACGACCCTGGAAGCCTACGATTTGATGGCATCATTGCCGATTTAGGCGTGAGTTCAGCCCAGTTTGATATTCCCGACCGGGGGTTCAGCTTTCGTCACGAGGCCAACCTCGATATGCGGATGGATCAACGCCAAGACCTCACCGCCGCAGAGGTGATTAACTTCTGGGATGAAGTTGAACTGGCAAATATCTTCTATAACTATGGCGAAGAACGGCTCTCGCGCCGGATTGCCCGCAATATTGTAGAGAAACGCCCCTTCCAAACCACCACAGAATTGGCAGAAGCGATCGCTCGTTGTGTCCCTCGTTCGTACCGCTATGGCCGCATTCACCCCGCAACCAGAGTGTTTCAAGCGTTGCGGATCGTGGTGAACCAAGAACTCAAGGTTTTAGAAACGTTCCTTGACACGGCACCAGGTTGGTTAAAACTAGGTGGCAGAATTGGCGTGATCAGTTTTCATAGCTTAGAAGATCGACTGGTGAAGCACAGGCTGAGAGATTCACCGTTGCTCAAAATATTGACCAAAAAGCCAATTTTGCCCCAAGCCGACGAACTTGAGAGTAATCCGCGATCGCGCTCAGCCAAGTTGCGATTGGCCGAACGGCAACCAGACTAA
- a CDS encoding GAF domain-containing protein: MQAQDPLTFPLTLEAAIDRRPLTVPPDTSVVEAIAMMSKAQSSCVLPALELSRNTVLMGEARASAILVVEGSQLLGVFSEREAIQAIASSRNLAEVKISEVMQQPAIALTQTEHQDVFTALTLLRQHQIQHLPVVDSQGQWVGLVTPASIRNVLQLDELLKSKPLGELAAPPVVQAPASTTLLELAHLMGEQRVDYVVLTAETPNPGIQAPVGIILERHIIQLWALELDLIQIPTQAVMSASLPCFPASESVLLAYWEMQQQRVQRLGISDEAGALLSIISPTSFLYSLDLDEIRSAVEQLQQSIEHFEVEKNQRTQNCHTDLETQLLENPAELLEQLQCSQILTAMALHIRESLNLNEILQTAVNEVRRFLQTDRVIMYRFNPDYSGTVIVESVAEGWRPAVNSSIQDTCFGQNYAQAYKRGRIQVTEDIYTAGLTQCHIDILVLYDIRASLVVPILQGEHLWGLLCAYHCVGPRRWRQFEVELLKQLATHMAIAIQQSELYHQVQNELAERKRAEEQLKLSLKEKEVLLKEIHHRVKNNLQVISSVLRLQSDYVKDDKILALFNDSQNRIRSMALIHEKLYQSSNLLKINFDEYIHDLTDNLIRSYVAFASSVTLSTNAVGVWLNIDTAIPCGLIINELVSNSLKHAFSGSNQENEIRISITSNEDNQFTLTVRDNGIGFPEDIDFRNTESLGLELVCIFTEQLDGTIELDRSNSTAFIITFSEIGNIGRIEKNGQ, encoded by the coding sequence ATGCAAGCACAAGATCCGTTAACCTTTCCACTCACGCTAGAGGCTGCGATCGATCGGCGTCCTTTAACCGTGCCCCCTGACACCTCAGTGGTAGAGGCGATCGCCATGATGAGCAAAGCCCAAAGCAGCTGCGTACTGCCAGCATTGGAGCTATCGCGCAACACTGTTTTAATGGGCGAAGCCCGCGCCAGTGCCATTTTGGTGGTCGAGGGCTCACAGTTACTCGGCGTGTTTTCTGAGCGAGAGGCTATCCAGGCGATCGCCTCAAGTCGAAACTTAGCAGAGGTCAAAATTTCTGAGGTGATGCAGCAGCCTGCGATCGCTCTGACTCAGACTGAGCATCAAGATGTTTTTACTGCCCTAACACTCCTACGGCAACATCAAATTCAGCATCTACCCGTCGTAGACTCGCAAGGTCAATGGGTTGGGCTAGTCACACCTGCCAGTATTCGGAATGTATTACAGCTAGATGAATTGCTAAAATCTAAGCCGCTAGGAGAGCTGGCAGCGCCTCCGGTCGTTCAGGCCCCTGCGAGCACGACATTGCTAGAGTTAGCCCATCTCATGGGTGAGCAGCGAGTTGATTATGTGGTCTTGACAGCAGAAACTCCTAATCCTGGCATACAGGCACCCGTAGGCATCATTCTAGAACGGCATATTATCCAGCTTTGGGCGCTAGAACTAGATTTAATCCAGATACCAACTCAGGCGGTCATGAGCGCATCCCTACCCTGCTTTCCTGCCTCGGAGTCTGTGTTGTTAGCCTATTGGGAAATGCAACAACAGCGGGTGCAACGGCTGGGCATATCTGATGAAGCTGGAGCATTATTGAGCATTATTTCTCCGACCAGCTTCTTATACAGCTTAGATCTCGATGAAATACGCAGCGCTGTAGAACAGCTCCAGCAATCGATTGAGCACTTTGAAGTTGAAAAAAACCAACGAACCCAAAATTGTCATACTGACCTAGAAACACAGCTCTTAGAAAACCCAGCCGAGTTACTAGAACAGTTACAGTGCAGCCAAATCCTGACGGCGATGGCGCTCCATATTCGAGAGTCTCTTAACTTAAATGAAATTCTTCAGACTGCCGTTAATGAAGTTCGACGCTTTTTGCAGACGGATCGAGTGATTATGTACCGGTTCAATCCAGACTACAGCGGCACAGTCATCGTCGAATCGGTGGCAGAGGGTTGGAGACCTGCCGTTAACAGCAGCATTCAAGATACCTGCTTTGGTCAAAATTATGCCCAAGCCTACAAAAGAGGCCGAATTCAAGTCACAGAGGACATCTACACAGCGGGTTTAACTCAATGCCATATCGATATTTTAGTTCTGTATGACATCCGCGCTAGCCTCGTGGTACCGATCCTACAAGGTGAGCATTTGTGGGGGTTGTTGTGTGCCTATCATTGCGTCGGACCCAGGCGCTGGCGGCAGTTTGAAGTTGAGTTACTCAAGCAACTAGCGACCCATATGGCGATCGCCATCCAACAATCTGAGCTTTATCACCAAGTCCAGAATGAACTTGCTGAGCGCAAGCGAGCAGAGGAGCAGCTAAAGCTATCCTTGAAAGAAAAAGAGGTGCTACTGAAAGAAATTCACCATCGAGTCAAAAACAATTTGCAAGTCATCTCTAGTGTCTTGAGACTGCAATCTGATTATGTAAAAGACGACAAAATCTTGGCTTTGTTCAACGATAGCCAAAACCGCATTCGCTCAATGGCGCTTATCCACGAAAAGCTTTACCAGTCCAGCAACTTATTAAAAATAAATTTCGATGAATACATTCATGATCTAACAGATAATTTAATTCGTTCCTACGTCGCCTTTGCCTCAAGTGTCACCTTAAGCACTAATGCTGTAGGAGTTTGGCTAAATATTGATACTGCAATTCCTTGCGGCCTAATTATTAATGAATTAGTTTCAAATTCTCTAAAACATGCTTTTTCAGGCTCAAATCAAGAGAATGAAATTCGGATTAGTATTACCTCAAATGAGGACAATCAATTTACTTTAACTGTTCGAGATAATGGCATTGGCTTTCCAGAAGATATTGATTTCCGCAATACCGAATCATTGGGTTTAGAGCTAGTTTGCATTTTTACAGAACAGTTAGACGGCACGATTGAGCTCGACCGAAGCAATAGTACCGCTTTTATCATTACATTTTCAGAAATAGGCAATATTGGAAGGATCGAGAAAAATGGCCAATGA
- a CDS encoding response regulator codes for MANEKILVVEDERIVARDIEKRLKKLGYVVPVTVASGEEAIKKTAEIRPDLVLMDIQLKGKLDGIETAEQIRADFDIPVIYLTAYADEATLQRAKATEPFGYILKPFDARDLHVAIEVALRRRLSEEAIRVALEKEKELSELKSRFWSMAAHEFRNPMTSILSAAQLLEQEKHDLPEERRREYLYMIQNSIRAMDQLLGDVLAIGRVEGGNLRFDPAPLDLEEFCSIVVEEMQFNAGLKHRIIFNPQGNCDQACLDKKLLRHVLTNLLSNAIKYSPEGNDINFELICSDNTVIFQVKDTGIGIPAEAKNYLFEPFQRADNVGNIPGTGLGLTMVKRCLDLHGGQIFVESDTDRGTIVTVQLHLNNHVVSRQS; via the coding sequence ATGGCCAATGAAAAAATTCTAGTGGTTGAAGACGAAAGAATTGTCGCTAGAGATATTGAGAAAAGACTAAAAAAGTTAGGCTATGTGGTGCCTGTGACGGTTGCTTCTGGCGAAGAAGCGATTAAAAAAACGGCAGAAATTCGACCCGATTTGGTGTTGATGGATATTCAACTCAAAGGTAAGTTAGATGGCATCGAAACCGCAGAACAAATTCGAGCTGATTTTGATATCCCTGTAATTTATCTCACTGCTTATGCAGATGAGGCAACTTTGCAGCGGGCCAAAGCCACAGAGCCATTTGGTTATATTCTCAAACCGTTTGATGCTAGAGATTTACACGTTGCGATTGAAGTTGCTTTACGGAGACGTTTGTCCGAGGAAGCAATTCGGGTGGCATTGGAAAAAGAGAAAGAACTGAGTGAACTCAAATCTCGCTTTTGGTCGATGGCGGCACATGAGTTTCGCAATCCGATGACTTCTATCTTGTCTGCGGCACAACTACTTGAACAAGAGAAACATGACCTGCCTGAAGAGCGAAGGCGTGAATACTTATATATGATTCAAAACTCAATTCGAGCGATGGATCAATTACTCGGCGATGTTTTAGCCATTGGCCGAGTCGAGGGAGGCAATCTCAGATTTGATCCAGCCCCCTTAGACCTGGAGGAATTTTGCAGCATTGTTGTAGAAGAAATGCAGTTTAATGCAGGTCTAAAGCATCGAATTATTTTCAACCCGCAGGGTAACTGCGATCAAGCTTGTTTAGACAAAAAACTATTAAGGCATGTTTTAACTAATCTTCTTTCAAATGCAATTAAATACTCGCCTGAGGGTAATGATATTAATTTTGAGCTAATTTGTTCTGATAATACAGTAATTTTTCAAGTTAAAGATACAGGAATTGGCATTCCAGCAGAAGCGAAAAATTATCTTTTTGAGCCGTTTCAGCGAGCTGACAATGTGGGTAATATTCCTGGTACAGGTTTAGGGCTCACTATGGTTAAAAGATGCTTAGACTTACATGGTGGTCAAATTTTCGTAGAAAGTGATACTGACCGAGGGACAATAGTCACGGTGCAATTACACCTAAACAACCATGTGGTATCTCGTCAAAGTTAG